In Clarias gariepinus isolate MV-2021 ecotype Netherlands chromosome 9, CGAR_prim_01v2, whole genome shotgun sequence, a single window of DNA contains:
- the ntpcr gene encoding cancer-related nucleoside-triphosphatase — MIKHVFLTGSPGVGKTTLVQKVWEAISSTGVSIHGFCTEEVRESGRRVGFDVVTVNGQRGILARVGATAPSGRREYTVGQYVVDLSSFESLALPLFRNASDESRKVFVIDEIGKMELFSQAFIRAVRQTLDSKDYTILGTIPLPKGKPLGLVEEIRARKDVKVFMVTKENRNSILEEIIAALKECLK; from the exons ATGATTAAACACGTTTTTCTGACAGGTTCTCCAG GAGTGGGGAAAACTACACTAGTCCAGAAGGTTTGGGAGGCGATAAGCTCAACTGGTGTGAGCATCCACGGCTTCTGCACAGAGGAGGTCCGGGAAAGCGGGAGGAGAGTGGGATTTGATGTAGTCACTGTAAACGGACAGAGAGGAATCTTGGCCAGAGTCGG AGCTACAGCCCCATCTGGCAGACGTGAATATACTGTGGGTCAGTATGTGGTTGATCTGTCCTCGTTTGAGAGTCTCGCACTGCCGCTTTTTCgaaat GCAAGCGATGAAAGCAGGAAGGTGTTCGTTATAGATGAGATTGGGAAGATGGAGCTCTTCAGTCAGGCTTTTATCCGAGCGGTGAGACAGACTCTGGACAGCAAGGACTACACCATCCTGGGAACGATCCCCCTTCCTAAAGGAAAACCCCTGGGGTTAGTGGAGGAGATCCGAGCGAGGAAGGACGTCAAGGTCTTTATG GTTACAAAAGAGAACAGAAATAGCATTTTGGAGGAAATTATTGCTGCACTTAAGGAATGTCTAAAATAA